The nucleotide window CTCGAGGCGGATGGCTACCGAGTTGTTGGTGTCGAGTCGCAGAACCATTGCGGTGCTGGTGGTGCCTGCGCCGGTGGGTACGGTGCCGATCTGGGCGTAGATCTGGGATGAGGTGGCGTCCCACAGGGTGCTGCTGCCGAAGCTGTTGGTGGCGCCGCTGGTTGTGGGCTGCGCCAGCGTCACCAGGTCGTTGACGGTGTCGAGGGTTGCCGTGCCGGTGATGTTGTCCCACAGCGCCGTGTTGATCGACGGCGTGGTGAAGGAGTCGACGAGCGTACTTAGCTTGACCACCGGGCACCTCCATGTCGTTGGGGCGCCCGGTGGCGCTCAGCTGATCAGCGGCCGTATGGGGGGTACGTGGTCGGGTTGCGCATACCGCGGCGGAGGAACGCGGCTTCGACGTCCTTGGCTAGGCCGTCGACTGTGGCGACGCTGCCCGCGATCTCGAAGGTGTAGTGGTTGTGGATGATGGTCTGACCACCCCCGCCGGTTCCGGCGACCGCGACGCCCGCCGTGCCGACGCCGCCGGCTCCTGCCACGGCGCCTGCCAGGTTGGCTGCCGCCGTGGTGGCGTGGTGGGCCGCGTCGGAGATGCCTTGGGCGAGGCCCTGGGGGATGAACTGGCCGAGGTCGGCGAAGACCCGGCTGGGCGACCGGATGCCGAGCGCCCGCTTGATTGCCGTCTGCATGGACTTGGCGATCTTCGTCATTTGCTTGGCGATCGCCTTCTCCTGCGACTGCAGGCCCTTGATCAGCCCCTGCGCCGACTTCATGCCAGCGCCGTACATGGAGTTGGCGACCGCTGCGCCTGTGCTGTTTGCCGCGCTCTGCATGTTCGACTGCAGCTTGTTCATCTCGGCGACCTGGCCCTTGGTGCCGGCCGCGAGCGCCTGGGCGGTGTCCCCTGCCTGGTCCACGCCCGCCGATGCGAGCTGGGCAACCAGGTCGGAGCGCAGCCCCTTCTTCTGGAGTGCCTTGAGGTTCGCCGCGAACGCGTTCGCCTTCGCCACCTGGTCACGCATGTGCTGGACGACGTCAAAGCTGTTGACGCTACGGCCCTCATCGGGGGACGCGGTGACGATCGACGCGGACTCCATGATTCCCTTGGCGACCGCGTCGCGCTCTTTCGTCCAGTCCTTCTGGACGGCCGCCAGTTTCTTCTGCGCGTCCTTCAGCCGAGTCGCCACAGAGTCCCTGCGGGCGGCCAGGCCGCGCAGAACGCGGTCCTCGCGCGCGGCGTAGCTCTGCAAGCGGCTGATGGCCCGGACGTGGGAGTGCACCCAGGAGACCAGGCCCCGGTTGCGGCGGGCGCTCTTGCTGTCCAGCAGATCCTGGACGCGGTTTTTGGAGGAGATCAGCAGCGACTCGACGCGCCGGGTTGCTGCCTTCACGCGGGCTGTCGACGAGGTGAGGCCGTCGATGAGGCCCGTGTTGACGTAGATGCCGAGCTGCCGGAAGACCTTCGACGGGCTGCTGATGCCGAGCATGCTCTTGAAGCCGGACACGGCGGAGCTGGCCAGGCTCTTGACCTTGTCGACGACGGCGCCGGCCATGCCGGAGATGCCGCTGATCAGGCCGTGGATCAGGTCGCGGCCTGCGCTGACCAGCCATGATGCCGCGCCTGAGAGGGCGTTCATCGCCTTGCTTTTGATCGACGACAGGAAGCCGCCGATGCCAGAGACGGCTGACGACACGGCGTTCTTGGCTCCGTTGATCGCTCCGGTGATGGTCGACCGGATGCTGTTCCAGATGGATGAGGCGACGCTCTTGATGCCGTTCCATATGGACGACCAGGTGGAGCGGATACCGTTGAGGACGGCGCTGATCGTGCCGCGGATGAGGTTGATGTTCGTCTGAATGAACGACTTGATCGCGTTCCAGACCGACACGGCGATCGCCTTGGTGCCGTTCCAAATGCTGTTCCACGTCGACTTGATCGCGTTCAGGGTGCCGGTGATGATCGTCCGGACGGCCAGGATGTTGAGGTTGATGAACGCCTTGATGCCGTTCCACACGGCCACCGCAACGGCCTTGATGCCGTTCCACACCGACGACCACGCCGACTTCAGCGCGCCGGAAACCGAGTTCCAGATGCTGATGAAAAAGGAGATGGTCGCGTGGAACGCGGTCTTCAGTGCGTTCCAGACAGCCAGGCCGACCGTCTTGATTACGGTCCAGGTCATCCGCCACGCGGTCTGGAACCACGTCGTCTTCGTCGCGACCCAGATGATGCCTGCGACGAGCGCCGCGATCGCCAGGATGATCAAGCCGATGGGGTTGGCGTCCATAGCGGCGTTCAGGAGCCACTGCGCTACGGCCGCGGCCTTCTCCGCGACCGCCGACGCGATCAGCGCCACCTTCTGGGCAACCCAGGCAGCGGCGGAGCGGAGGCCGGCCGCGGCGCTCGCTGCCATCGACCGGACGAAACCCAGGCTGGCGAGCGATGCCGTCTTCATGGCCGCGCCGACGCCCTTGATGCTGGAGACCAGCCCCGACCACGCGCTCCGACCCGCCGAGGCAGCCGCAGTCCCGACCTTGCGCCCGAAACTGGCGACCGCGGAACCGGCGCTGTTGGCGCCGGACTTCACGCCATCCCAGGCGTACATGCCCTTCAGACGCACAGTGTCGAATGCCGACTTCGCGGCCGAGGCGGCACCACCCAGGCCTCGACGGATCGCGCCCCCCAGAGAGCCGGCCATGCCGGAAGCGTCCGATGCTGCCGCTGAGGCGCTACGGAACCCCCGGATCACGTTGACGCCAGCCTTGACGCCAGAAGCGCCGAGCTTCGCCATGCTGGCGACACCCTTGACGGCGCTCATCGTCAGCTTGGTGGCGTAGGCGACCACGGACAGGGCCAGCACGCCGCCGATCACTGCGGCCAGGGCCATTGCGACGTCCTTGTGCCGGCCGAACCAGCTGACAGCGCCGGTGACGACCGGCAGGAGCTTCGTGCCGATCTCGATCGCGAGGACGTTGATGGTCTGCTTGGCCTTGGCGATCTGGACGTTGAACAGCTGCTGGGTGGCCTTCCAGCCCTCCACATCCTTGGTGGCATGGCCGTAGGACTCGCCGACCTTCTTGACGCGGTCCTTGAAGCCGCCCATGTTTTCGCCGGTCAGCATCAAGGTCGTGTTCATGCCGGTCGCGCCGCCGGTCATCTTCTTGATGGCGTCGGTGTACGTCTGGGCTGCCGGGCCGCCCTTTTTGAGCTCGGCGGAGAAGCCAGTCGTCCGGTTCTGCAGCGTGGCGTACTGGGACAGCAAATTGGCCTGCTCCGGCGGCAGCCCCTTGAGTGCCGCCCTCCAGTCCGCCACCGAGAGGGAGCCCTTGGAGTAGGAGCCGGCCAGCTTCTGCAGGTTGGGCGGCATCTGCTTGATCATGGTGTTGGCGTCAGCAGCCGCCTGCTTGCTCTTGTTGAAGGCCGACATGAGGACGGTGCCGCTGCTGCCCATCTTCGACAGGACCGTCTGCGACAGCATGTCGAGGGTGCCGGTCAGGCCACGCTTGCCCAGGTGCGTCGACACGTCTGTGGATGAGATGCCCAGACGCTGCATCTCCTGGATCGCCACGTTGTTCGGCGCGGCCAGGTTCCTGATGGTGTTGGCGAGTTCCTGGGTGCCTTCGCGGGCGCTGGTGCCGTGCTGGGTGAGCGTGGCGAGAGCGCCGGACACCTCGGCAAAGCTGATCTTGTTGGCGGAGGCGATCGGCAAAACGGTCGAGAGGCTGCCAGCGAACTCCTCCATCGTCATCTTGCCTTCACCGGCTGCGGTCTTCATGGCGTTCATGACCTGGACGGACTTGTCGGCCCCCAGGTGATACGACGCCATAACGCTGGTCATCGCGTTGGTGACCGACGACAGGGAGGCGTTCTCCTCGCGCGCACCCTGGGCCGCCGCCTTGAGGACTTTGAGGCCGTCGGCGCCGCGGAAGCCCGCCTTCTCGACCTGGTACATGCCGTCGGTGAGCTTGTGCCAGTCGGTACCCGTGCCCGAGGCGATGTCGAGGATGCCCTTACGGACAGTGCTCAGACCCTTGAGGGTCTCCCCCGCCGCCGTGTGCAGCACCATCGTCTGCGCCTGAAAATCGCCAGCCATCTTCACGCTGGCTACCGCCGCGCCGAGGCCCAGGACGCTGACGCCCTTACCGATCTTGGCCGCTCCGGCGAAGACGGTCTCGCCGGCCTTGCGCATGCCGCCGGCGGTGCCGTCCACCATCGAGCGGGCCTGGGTCATCGAGGATCGCAGCTGCCGCACGTCGCCCATCAGGCGAACGACGACGGGGGGCAGCAGGGCGCCTTCGGACATCTGCGCCTCCTCGTGGTGACGGCAAACGCGGATGTTGGCGGGCTATCGGGCTATGGCCGCCCGCCACGCCTGGTGATAGATGGCGGACACGGCGCCGGTGGCGATGACTCGCTCATACGCTGGTGCCACGTAGGGTCGGGCTGGCAGTTCGGTGGCGCCGCCGCGGCCAGTCGGCCCGCCGAGTTCTTGGACGCGCCCGTAGACGGCAGTTGGGCCGATTTGCGCCTCCCATCGGCCCATCCCGAGCGGGTGCGGGCCGGTGACCTTGATGGAGCGTCGCAGGGTCCCTGTCACCAACGAGGGCGGTTCGCCTGGCGCCGATGGAGTTGGGGTGCCCGGGCGGTGGCTCGAGGTCGTCAACTTCTCCTTGATGGCGCCTTCGGTGAGGTGCGCGGCCTTCGCCGTCGCCGACTTGGTCGCGAGGTTGAACGATGCAGTCAGCCGGGACAGAGCCCCCGTCAGCTCCGACACGCCGATCACCTGCACGCTGCCTGTCACGGGTCACCTCCTGGCGTTGCGTTCCGCTTCACGCTCGGCCCGCTCCTGGGCCGCCTCTCGGGCTTCGTCGACGACCATTGCCATGCGTGGCAGGCGGGCGTCGAGCCACGCCGGGATTTCGTCTACCTGCTGTGGCGTCCATCGGTATCGCTCGGCGTACCAGAGGTAGTCGTATGCCTCGTCGTATGCGGT belongs to Streptomyces sp. NBC_01454 and includes:
- a CDS encoding phage tail tape measure protein produces the protein MSEGALLPPVVVRLMGDVRQLRSSMTQARSMVDGTAGGMRKAGETVFAGAAKIGKGVSVLGLGAAVASVKMAGDFQAQTMVLHTAAGETLKGLSTVRKGILDIASGTGTDWHKLTDGMYQVEKAGFRGADGLKVLKAAAQGAREENASLSSVTNAMTSVMASYHLGADKSVQVMNAMKTAAGEGKMTMEEFAGSLSTVLPIASANKISFAEVSGALATLTQHGTSAREGTQELANTIRNLAAPNNVAIQEMQRLGISSTDVSTHLGKRGLTGTLDMLSQTVLSKMGSSGTVLMSAFNKSKQAAADANTMIKQMPPNLQKLAGSYSKGSLSVADWRAALKGLPPEQANLLSQYATLQNRTTGFSAELKKGGPAAQTYTDAIKKMTGGATGMNTTLMLTGENMGGFKDRVKKVGESYGHATKDVEGWKATQQLFNVQIAKAKQTINVLAIEIGTKLLPVVTGAVSWFGRHKDVAMALAAVIGGVLALSVVAYATKLTMSAVKGVASMAKLGASGVKAGVNVIRGFRSASAAASDASGMAGSLGGAIRRGLGGAASAAKSAFDTVRLKGMYAWDGVKSGANSAGSAVASFGRKVGTAAASAGRSAWSGLVSSIKGVGAAMKTASLASLGFVRSMAASAAAGLRSAAAWVAQKVALIASAVAEKAAAVAQWLLNAAMDANPIGLIILAIAALVAGIIWVATKTTWFQTAWRMTWTVIKTVGLAVWNALKTAFHATISFFISIWNSVSGALKSAWSSVWNGIKAVAVAVWNGIKAFINLNILAVRTIITGTLNAIKSTWNSIWNGTKAIAVSVWNAIKSFIQTNINLIRGTISAVLNGIRSTWSSIWNGIKSVASSIWNSIRSTITGAINGAKNAVSSAVSGIGGFLSSIKSKAMNALSGAASWLVSAGRDLIHGLISGISGMAGAVVDKVKSLASSAVSGFKSMLGISSPSKVFRQLGIYVNTGLIDGLTSSTARVKAATRRVESLLISSKNRVQDLLDSKSARRNRGLVSWVHSHVRAISRLQSYAAREDRVLRGLAARRDSVATRLKDAQKKLAAVQKDWTKERDAVAKGIMESASIVTASPDEGRSVNSFDVVQHMRDQVAKANAFAANLKALQKKGLRSDLVAQLASAGVDQAGDTAQALAAGTKGQVAEMNKLQSNMQSAANSTGAAVANSMYGAGMKSAQGLIKGLQSQEKAIAKQMTKIAKSMQTAIKRALGIRSPSRVFADLGQFIPQGLAQGISDAAHHATTAAANLAGAVAGAGGVGTAGVAVAGTGGGGQTIIHNHYTFEIAGSVATVDGLAKDVEAAFLRRGMRNPTTYPPYGR